Proteins encoded within one genomic window of Sinorhizobium arboris LMG 14919:
- a CDS encoding non-ribosomal peptide synthetase yields the protein PAYPCARLRQVLDDAAPRLLLCDAAGRAALGAEAIANVTAVDLNAASPVSARLPASDPDPRDLGLAPSHLAYIIYTSGSTGTPKGVMVEHRGMINYLSWARETYAPISSSVVSSSLAFDATVNSLFAPLVSGGHALLTKEGDEVEGIRSRVGTRCGLVNVTPTLLDVLGQQLQSAGDASQVELFVIGGEALSSSTVELWRQIQPAARMVNEYGPTEAVVGCAFHDIPADLSASTNVPIGRPIANTRLYLLDDHGQPVPFGAVGELYIGGAGVARGYLNRPELTAERFLADPFIGKADARMYRTGDLARYLPDGNLEFLGRNDDQVKIRGFRIEPGEISARLLEHALVADAAVVVRDDHAGDKRLVAYVVAKRTDGSDEADGAELAAALRARIGGLLPDYMVPSAFVRLDALPLTPNGKLDRKALPVPDDEAYARRAFEAPQGEIETALAAIWEELLGIERVGRHDNFFELGGHSLLAVQLMERLRRQSLGVEVRTLFARPVLCDLAASLGSHHEVAVPANRITEESEAITPEMLPLIDLTQEEIDRIVSTVPGGVGNIQDIYGLSPL from the coding sequence CCCGGCCTATCCCTGCGCGCGACTGCGGCAGGTGCTCGACGATGCCGCCCCGCGGCTGCTGCTGTGCGACGCGGCCGGCCGCGCAGCGCTGGGCGCCGAGGCGATCGCCAATGTGACGGCGGTCGACCTCAATGCGGCCAGCCCGGTCTCGGCGAGGCTGCCGGCGTCGGATCCCGACCCACGCGATCTCGGCCTCGCCCCCAGCCATCTCGCCTACATCATCTACACCTCGGGCTCCACTGGAACGCCCAAGGGCGTCATGGTCGAGCATCGCGGGATGATCAATTATCTAAGCTGGGCTCGTGAGACCTACGCGCCCATATCCTCCTCCGTCGTCTCCTCTTCGCTCGCCTTCGATGCTACGGTCAACAGCCTGTTTGCGCCTTTGGTCTCTGGCGGCCATGCATTGCTTACGAAAGAGGGGGACGAGGTCGAGGGGATCAGGTCGAGGGTCGGCACCCGGTGCGGGCTGGTCAATGTCACCCCGACCCTTCTGGATGTTCTGGGGCAGCAGCTGCAGTCGGCTGGAGATGCCAGTCAGGTGGAGCTGTTCGTCATTGGCGGCGAGGCATTGTCGTCGTCGACGGTCGAGCTATGGCGTCAGATCCAGCCGGCTGCCAGAATGGTCAACGAGTATGGTCCGACGGAAGCGGTTGTCGGTTGTGCTTTCCATGACATCCCCGCAGACCTTTCCGCATCGACAAATGTGCCGATCGGCCGCCCAATCGCGAACACGCGGCTCTATCTGCTTGACGACCATGGTCAGCCTGTGCCGTTCGGGGCCGTTGGCGAGCTCTATATCGGCGGGGCAGGGGTAGCGCGCGGCTACCTCAATCGCCCGGAGCTGACGGCGGAGCGGTTCCTGGCCGATCCGTTCATCGGCAAGGCGGATGCACGCATGTACCGGACCGGCGACCTGGCGCGCTACCTGCCCGATGGCAATCTCGAGTTTCTGGGCCGCAACGACGACCAGGTGAAGATCCGCGGCTTCCGCATCGAGCCGGGCGAGATCTCCGCCCGGCTGCTGGAGCACGCGCTTGTCGCCGATGCGGCGGTCGTGGTGCGGGACGATCACGCCGGCGACAAGCGGCTCGTCGCCTATGTGGTTGCAAAGAGGACGGACGGGTCGGACGAGGCCGATGGCGCGGAACTTGCCGCGGCGTTGCGGGCCCGTATCGGTGGCCTGCTGCCGGACTACATGGTGCCGTCAGCCTTCGTGCGGCTGGACGCACTGCCGCTGACGCCGAACGGCAAGCTCGACCGCAAGGCACTGCCGGTTCCCGACGACGAGGCCTATGCGCGCCGGGCTTTCGAGGCGCCGCAGGGCGAGATCGAGACGGCACTGGCGGCGATCTGGGAAGAGCTGCTCGGCATCGAGCGGGTCGGCCGCCACGACAACTTCTTCGAGCTCGGCGGTCACTCATTGCTGGCAGTGCAACTGATGGAGCGGCTGCGGCGGCAGTCGCTCGGGGTCGAGGTGCGCACGCTGTTCGCCAGGCCGGTGCTTTGCGATCTGGCCGCCAGCCTTGGCAGCCACCACGAGGTGGCGGTGCCGGCCAACCGGATCACCGAAGAGAGTGAGGCGATCACGCCAGAGATGCTGCCGCTGATCGATCTGACCCAGGAGGAGATCGACCGGATCGTGTCGACGGTTCCCGGCGGCGTCGGCAACATCCAGGATATCTATGGCCTGTCGCCGCTGC